From a single Mangifera indica cultivar Alphonso chromosome 19, CATAS_Mindica_2.1, whole genome shotgun sequence genomic region:
- the LOC123203506 gene encoding uncharacterized protein LOC123203506 isoform X1 — translation MMMEGEGSSSSKKRGVQNHDDGFINTLFSWSLDDIRNKNLFSHKVEKIPESFESVTQYLGSFVYPLLEETRAELFSPMEIISRAPYAKVDVFRPLGSELFDVKIDYWRNRFSNNGKEPYKTLPGDILILADAKPETISDLERVGRMWSFLSVMTIAEDDNDSTSTYFKVKASKSIQQFEREKSLFVIFLANITTNRRIWKSLNMSRNLKIIKKVLRGNSVSEESCQVCSELNGGILYEKFGSGLSSTLNASQLNAVLACLDGVRCDHKSSVQLIWGPPGTGKTKAVSMLLFTLLKTKCRTLTCAPTNVAITEVASRVLKLLKESIKTDDYGSETLMLPLGDILLFGSKERLKVGQEIEEIYLDYRVKKLSECFGTLTGWRHCFSSMMDLLEDCVSQYHIFLENKLVKKRESTDKNEVKENYRNMEMEGDNEEFKSFLEFVRDRFKHTATPLRNCIFIFCTHIPKRFILESNFQNMIDLISLLDSFETLLFQKNVVSDELQELFSHSVAEEFFSSPGHRNYLLQKRRGECHTVLKNLQDSFNKLKFPSGMNIDSLKAFCFKTASVIFCTASSSFKLHSVAMEPLNVLVIDEAAQLKESESTIPLQLLGLNHTILIGDECQLPAMVKSKVTDEASFGRSLFERLSSLGRSKHLLNTQYRMHPSISCFPNSYFYNNRIWDSPNVKRRINKNVFLPRSPIFRPYSFINILEGREESIGRSWRNMVEVAVVMKILQNLYKDWNDSKQKLSIGIVSPYSAQVQAIEKKLGGKYDDSDDFTVKVKSIDGFQGGEEDIIIISTVRSNERGSIGFLSKPQRINVALTRARHCLWILGNERTLTHGESVWKILINDAKDRCCFFNADEDKDLAKAILEPKKELNELNELLNADSVLFNNQKWKQNRSTKGKATEAGSEEKLDKDSKEALQVHLASGSQWPKNSEKIENKGKGKKKPKRKNKRNEFWRQKDADDEKSILLNAPAVELDVHLNNLFLQQNRSTKGKATEAGSEEKLDKDRKEALQVHLAPGSQWPENSEKIENKGKGMKKPKRKNKRNEFWQQKDADDEKSILLNAPAVEQNRSTKGKATEAGSEDKLDKDSKEALQVHLASGSQWPENSQKIENKGKGKKKPKRKNKRNEFWQQKDADDEKSILLNAPAVEQNRSTKGKATKAGSEEKLDKDSKEALQVHLASGSQRPENSEKIENKGKGMKKPKRKNKRNEFWQQKDADDEKSILLNAPAVEQNRSTKGKATEAGSEDKLDKDSKEALQVHLASGSQWPENSQKIENKGKGKKKPKRKNKRNEFWQQKDADDEKSILLNAPAVEQNRSTKGKATKAGSEEKLDKDSKEALQVHLASGSQRPENSEKIENKGKGMKKPKRKNKRNEFWQQKDADDEKSILLNAPAVEQNRSTKGKATEAGSEDKLDKDSKEALQVHLASGSQWPENSQKIENKGKGKKKPKRKNKRNEFWQQKDADDEKSILLNAPAVEQNRSTKGKATKAGSEEKLDKDSKEVLQVHLASGSQRPENSEKIENKGKGKKRPKRKNKRNAALALDPKALSTTNVKLLAKIALNLAVSNSTSSLKYIDAMAKKEKSSPKLKSAHEFCISQYQYTVNSFKSALSDLDVDPMTANYDAKVASDGASYCADKLKSEGFQSKDGYQ, via the exons ATGATGATGGAAGGTGAAGGTAGTAGTAGCAGCAAGAAGAGAGGAGTTCAAAATCATGACGATGGCTTCATTAATACTCTGTTTTCTTGGTCTCTTGATGACATTCGTAACAAAAATCTTTTCAGTCATAAG GTGGAAAAAATTCCGGAATCATTTGAATCTGTCACTCAGTATTTGGGGTCATTTGTTTATCCTTTGTTGGAAGAAACACGAGCAGAACTGTTTTCACCTATGGAGATCATTTCAAGAGCACCTTATGCTAAGGTGGATGTTTTTAGGCCTCTTGGATCTGAGTTATTTGATGTTAAGATTGATTACTGGAGGAACAGGTTCAGTAACAATGGTAAAGAGCCTTATAAAACTTTGCCGggggatattttaattttagcagATGCGAAACCTGAAACTATTTCCGACTTGGAGAGGGTTGGTAGAATGTGGTCTTTTCTATCAGTCATGACAATCGCTGAGGATGATAATGATAGCACTTCTACTTACTTTAAAGTGAAGGCTTCAAAAAGCATCCAGCAGTTTGAAAGGGAGAAATCACTGTTTGTGATTTTCTTGGCAAATATTACTACTAACAGAAGAATATGGAAATCCTTGAACATGTCCCGAAATTTGAAGATTATCAAAAAAGTTTTACGCGGGAATTCCGTG TCGGAGGAAAGTTGCCAAGTCTGTTCTGAACTGAATGGAGGGATCTTATATGAGAAATTTGGTAGTGGCTTATCATCAACATTGAATGCTTCGCAATTGAATGCAGTTCTTGCCTGTCTTGATGGAGTGCGTTGTGATCACAAGTCCTCTGTGCAACTTATATGGGGTCCCCCTGGAACAGGGAAAACTAAAGCTGTTAGTATGCTTCTCTTTACTCTGTTGAAAACAAAATGCAGAACCCTTACTTGTGCCCCGACGAATGTTGCAATTACAGAAGTTGCTTCTCGTGTTCTGAAGCTGCTGAAAGAATCGATTAAAACTGATGACTATGGAAGTGAGACTCTGATGCTTCCTCTTGGAGATATTCTCTTGTTTGGGAGTAAGGAGAGACTCAAAGTTGGTcaagaaatagaagaaatatATTTGGATTATCGCGTTAAAAAGCTTTCAGAGTGTTTTGGTACGCTGACTGGCTGGAGGCATTGCTTCTCATCCATGATGGATTTACTTGAAGATTGTGTTTCTCAGTATCACATTTTCTTGGAGAATAAATTGGTAAAGAAGAGAGAAAGTACTGACAAAAATGAAGTCAAAGAGAATTACAGGAATATGGAAATGGAAGGTGACAATGAGGAGTTTAAATCATTTCTTGAATTTGTGAGAGATAGATTTAAACATACTGCTACTCCTCTTAGGAATTGTATATTTATCTTCTGCACTCACATACCAAAACGTTTCATTTTGGaaagtaattttcaaaatatgataGATCTTAtcagtttacttgattctttcgaAACTTTGTTGTTTCAAAAAAATGTAGTTTCTGACGAGCTGCAAGAGCTCTTTTCACATTCAGTAGCTGAAGAGTTTTTTTCATCACCTGGGCATAGAAATTACTTGTTGCAGAAAAGGAGAGGTGAATGCCatacagttttaaaaaatcttcaGGATTCCTTTAATAAACTTAAGTTTCCAAGTGGTATGAACATAGATTCATTAAAAGCTTTCTGCTTTAAAACAGCTTCTGTAATATTTTGCACTGCTTCTAGTTCATTTAAGCTGCATTCAGTGGCCATGGAACCACTGAACGTTCTGGTCATTGATGAAGCGGCACAACTAAAAGAAAGTGAGTCGACAATACCCCTGCAACTGTTGGGCTTAAATCATACTATTCTCATTGGGGATGAGTGCCAATTGCCAGCAATGGTTAAAAGCAAG GTTACTGACGAAGCTTCCTTCGGGAGAAGCTTATTTGAGAGGCTGAGCTCATTGGGTCGCTCTAAACACCTGCTCAATACACAGTATCGGATGCACCCCTCAATTAGCTGCTTCccaaattcttatttttataacaacCGGATTTGGGATTCTCCTAATGTtaaaagaagaatcaacaaaaatgtctttttgcCAAGATCTCCAATATTCCGTCCATATTCTTTCATCAATATTCTTGAAGGGAGAGAAGAGTCCATTGGCCGTAGCTGGAGAAATATGGTTGAGGTAGCTGTTGTGATGAAAATATTGCAGAACCTGTACAAAG ATTGGAATGACTCAAAACAGAAGCTGAGCATTGGCATAGTCTCACCTTACAGTGCTCAAGTACaagcaattgaaaaaaaacttgGAGGCAAGTATGATGACTCTGATGACTTTACTGTAAAAGTGAAGTCGATTGATGGGTTTCAAGGTGGTGAGGAGgacattattataatttccaCTGTGAGAAGCAACGAAAGGGGATCCATTGGATTCTTGTCCAAGCCACAGAGAATCAATGTTGCACTTACAAGGGCCAG GCACTGTTTATGGATTTTAGGGAATGAAAGGACCTTAACTCATGGTGAATCTGTTTGGAAAATCTTAATCAATGATGCTAAGGACCGCTGTTGTTTCTTTAATGCTGATGAAGATAAGGATTTGGCCAAAGCTATATTAGAGCCCAAAAAAGAGCTTAATGAATTGAATGAATTGCTGAATGCTGACAGTGTACTTTTCAACAATCAAAAGTGGAAG CAGAACAGGAGTACTAAAGGCAAGGCAACGGAGGCAGGTTCAGAAGAGAAATTGGATAAGGACAGTAAGGAGGCATTGCAAGTTCATCTAGCCTCTGGTTCCCAGTGGCCAAAAAATTCTGAGAAGATTGAAAACAAGgggaagggaaagaaaaagccTAAGAGAAAGAACAAGCGAAATG AATTCTGGCGACAGAAAGATGCAGATGATGAAAAGAGCATTTTGTTGAATGCCCCAGCAGTTGAg TTGGATGTTCACTTGAATAACCTATTCTTGCAGCAGAATAGGAGTACTAAAGGCAAGGCAACAGAGGCGGGTTCAGAAGAGAAATTGGATAAGGACAGGAAGGAGGCATTGCAAGTTCATCTAGCCCCTGGTTCCCAGTGGCCAGAAAATTCTGAGAAGATTGAAAACAAGGGGAAAGGAATGAAAAAGCCTAAGAGAAAGAACAAGCGAAATG AATTCTGGCAACAGAAAGATGCAGATGATGAAAAGAGCATTTTGTTGAATGCCCCAGCAGTTGAG CAGAATAGGAGTACTAAAGGCAAGGCAACAGAGGCGGGATCAGAAGATAAATTGGATAAGGACAGTAAGGAGGCATTGCAAGTTCATCTAGCCTCTGGTTCTCAGTGGCCAGAAAATTCTCAGAAGATTGAAAACAAGgggaagggaaagaaaaagccTAAGAGAAAGAACAAGCGAAATG AATTCTGGCAACAGAAAGATGCAGATGATGAAAAGAGCATTTTGTTGAATGCCCCAGCAGTTGAg CAGAATAGGAGTACTAAAGGCAAGGCAACAAAGGCGGGATCAGAAGAGAAATTGGATAAGGACAGTAAGGAGGCATTGCAAGTTCATCTAGCCTCTGGTTCCCAGCGGCCAGAAAATTCTGAGAAGATTGAAAACAAGGGGAAAGGAATGAAAAAGCCTAAGAGAAAGAACAAGCGAAATG AATTCTGGCAACAGAAAGATGCAGATGATGAAAAGAGCATTTTGTTGAATGCCCCAGCAGTTGAG CAGAATAGGAGTACTAAAGGCAAGGCAACAGAGGCGGGATCAGAAGATAAATTGGATAAGGACAGTAAGGAGGCATTGCAAGTTCATCTAGCCTCTGGTTCCCAGTGGCCAGAAAATTCTCAGAAGATTGAAAACAAGgggaagggaaagaaaaagccTAAGAGAAAGAACAAGCGAAATG AATTCTGGCAACAGAAAGATGCAGATGATGAAAAGAGCATTTTGTTGAATGCCCCAGCAGTTGAg CAGAATAGGAGTACTAAAGGCAAGGCAACAAAGGCGGGATCAGAAGAGAAATTGGATAAGGACAGTAAGGAGGCATTGCAAGTTCATCTAGCCTCTGGTTCCCAGCGGCCAGAAAATTCTGAGAAGATTGAAAACAAGGGGAAAGGAATGAAAAAGCCTAAGAGAAAGAACAAGCGAAATG AATTCTGGCAACAGAAAGATGCAGATGATGAAAAGAGCATTTTGTTGAATGCCCCAGCAGTTGAG CAGAATAGGAGTACTAAAGGCAAGGCAACAGAGGCGGGATCAGAAGATAAATTGGATAAGGACAGTAAGGAGGCATTGCAAGTTCATCTAGCCTCTGGTTCCCAGTGGCCAGAAAATTCTCAGAAGATTGAAAACAAGgggaagggaaagaaaaagccTAAGAGAAAGAACAAGCGAAATG AATTCTGGCAACAGAAAGATGCAGATGATGAAAAGAGCATTTTGTTGAATGCCCCAGCAGTTGAg CAGAATAGGAGTACTAAAGGCAAGGCAACAAAGGCGGGATCAGAAGAGAAATTGGATAAGGACAGTAAGGAGGTATTGCAAGTTCATCTAGCCTCTGGTTCCCAGCGGCCAGAAAATTCTGAGAAGATTGAAAACAAGgggaagggaaagaaaaggcCTAAGAGAAAGAACAAGCGAAATG cCGCTCTCGCATTAGATCCTAAAGCCTTGTCTACAACAAACGTGAAATTGCTGGCTAAGATAGCGCTAAACTTGGCTGTATCTAATTCCACAAGCAGCCTAAAATACATTGATGCAATGGCGAAGAAGGAAAAATCTTCACCGAAACTGAAATCGGCACACGAGTTCTGCATTTCACAGTATCAGTACACCGTGAATTCATTCAAAAGTGCTTTGAGCGACTTGGATGTAGATCCTATGACTGCAAATTATGATGCAAAAGTTGCTTCTGATGGTGCATCTTACTGTGCAGACAAACTGAAATCTGAGGGATTTCAATCTAAAGACGGTTACCAATAA
- the LOC123203506 gene encoding uncharacterized protein LOC123203506 isoform X3 — MMMEGEGSSSSKKRGVQNHDDGFINTLFSWSLDDIRNKNLFSHKVEKIPESFESVTQYLGSFVYPLLEETRAELFSPMEIISRAPYAKVDVFRPLGSELFDVKIDYWRNRFSNNGKEPYKTLPGDILILADAKPETISDLERVGRMWSFLSVMTIAEDDNDSTSTYFKVKASKSIQQFEREKSLFVIFLANITTNRRIWKSLNMSRNLKIIKKVLRGNSVSEESCQVCSELNGGILYEKFGSGLSSTLNASQLNAVLACLDGVRCDHKSSVQLIWGPPGTGKTKAVSMLLFTLLKTKCRTLTCAPTNVAITEVASRVLKLLKESIKTDDYGSETLMLPLGDILLFGSKERLKVGQEIEEIYLDYRVKKLSECFGTLTGWRHCFSSMMDLLEDCVSQYHIFLENKLVKKRESTDKNEVKENYRNMEMEGDNEEFKSFLEFVRDRFKHTATPLRNCIFIFCTHIPKRFILESNFQNMIDLISLLDSFETLLFQKNVVSDELQELFSHSVAEEFFSSPGHRNYLLQKRRGECHTVLKNLQDSFNKLKFPSGMNIDSLKAFCFKTASVIFCTASSSFKLHSVAMEPLNVLVIDEAAQLKESESTIPLQLLGLNHTILIGDECQLPAMVKSKVTDEASFGRSLFERLSSLGRSKHLLNTQYRMHPSISCFPNSYFYNNRIWDSPNVKRRINKNVFLPRSPIFRPYSFINILEGREESIGRSWRNMVEVAVVMKILQNLYKDWNDSKQKLSIGIVSPYSAQVQAIEKKLGGKYDDSDDFTVKVKSIDGFQGGEEDIIIISTVRSNERGSIGFLSKPQRINVALTRARHCLWILGNERTLTHGESVWKILINDAKDRCCFFNADEDKDLAKAILEPKKELNELNELLNADSVLFNNQKWKQNRSTKGKATEAGSEEKLDKDSKEALQVHLASGSQWPKNSEKIENKGKGKKKPKRKNKRNEFWRQKDADDEKSILLNAPAVELDVHLNNLFLQQNRSTKGKATEAGSEEKLDKDRKEALQVHLAPGSQWPENSEKIENKGKGMKKPKRKNKRNEFWQQKDADDEKSILLNAPAVEQNRSTKGKATEAGSEDKLDKDSKEALQVHLASGSQWPENSQKIENKGKGKKKPKRKNKRNEFWQQKDADDEKSILLNAPAVEQNRSTKGKATKAGSEEKLDKDSKEALQVHLASGSQRPENSEKIENKGKGMKKPKRKNKRNEFWQQKDADDEKSILLNAPAVEQNRSTKGKATEAGSEDKLDKDSKEALQVHLASGSQWPENSQKIENKGKGKKKPKRKNKRNEFWQQKDADDEKSILLNAPAVEQNRSTKGKATKAGSEEKLDKDSKEALQVHLASGSQRPENSEKIENKGKGMKKPKRKNKRNEFWQQKDADDEKSILLNAPAVEQNRSTKGKATEAGSEDKLDKDSKEALQVHLASGSQWPENSQKIENKGKGKKKPKRKNKRNEFWQQKDADDEKSILLNAPAVENRSTKGKATKAGSEEKLDKDSKEVLQVHLASGSQRPENSEKIENKGKGKKRPKRKNKRNAALALDPKALSTTNVKLLAKIALNLAVSNSTSSLKYIDAMAKKEKSSPKLKSAHEFCISQYQYTVNSFKSALSDLDVDPMTANYDAKVASDGASYCADKLKSEGFQSKDGYQ, encoded by the exons ATGATGATGGAAGGTGAAGGTAGTAGTAGCAGCAAGAAGAGAGGAGTTCAAAATCATGACGATGGCTTCATTAATACTCTGTTTTCTTGGTCTCTTGATGACATTCGTAACAAAAATCTTTTCAGTCATAAG GTGGAAAAAATTCCGGAATCATTTGAATCTGTCACTCAGTATTTGGGGTCATTTGTTTATCCTTTGTTGGAAGAAACACGAGCAGAACTGTTTTCACCTATGGAGATCATTTCAAGAGCACCTTATGCTAAGGTGGATGTTTTTAGGCCTCTTGGATCTGAGTTATTTGATGTTAAGATTGATTACTGGAGGAACAGGTTCAGTAACAATGGTAAAGAGCCTTATAAAACTTTGCCGggggatattttaattttagcagATGCGAAACCTGAAACTATTTCCGACTTGGAGAGGGTTGGTAGAATGTGGTCTTTTCTATCAGTCATGACAATCGCTGAGGATGATAATGATAGCACTTCTACTTACTTTAAAGTGAAGGCTTCAAAAAGCATCCAGCAGTTTGAAAGGGAGAAATCACTGTTTGTGATTTTCTTGGCAAATATTACTACTAACAGAAGAATATGGAAATCCTTGAACATGTCCCGAAATTTGAAGATTATCAAAAAAGTTTTACGCGGGAATTCCGTG TCGGAGGAAAGTTGCCAAGTCTGTTCTGAACTGAATGGAGGGATCTTATATGAGAAATTTGGTAGTGGCTTATCATCAACATTGAATGCTTCGCAATTGAATGCAGTTCTTGCCTGTCTTGATGGAGTGCGTTGTGATCACAAGTCCTCTGTGCAACTTATATGGGGTCCCCCTGGAACAGGGAAAACTAAAGCTGTTAGTATGCTTCTCTTTACTCTGTTGAAAACAAAATGCAGAACCCTTACTTGTGCCCCGACGAATGTTGCAATTACAGAAGTTGCTTCTCGTGTTCTGAAGCTGCTGAAAGAATCGATTAAAACTGATGACTATGGAAGTGAGACTCTGATGCTTCCTCTTGGAGATATTCTCTTGTTTGGGAGTAAGGAGAGACTCAAAGTTGGTcaagaaatagaagaaatatATTTGGATTATCGCGTTAAAAAGCTTTCAGAGTGTTTTGGTACGCTGACTGGCTGGAGGCATTGCTTCTCATCCATGATGGATTTACTTGAAGATTGTGTTTCTCAGTATCACATTTTCTTGGAGAATAAATTGGTAAAGAAGAGAGAAAGTACTGACAAAAATGAAGTCAAAGAGAATTACAGGAATATGGAAATGGAAGGTGACAATGAGGAGTTTAAATCATTTCTTGAATTTGTGAGAGATAGATTTAAACATACTGCTACTCCTCTTAGGAATTGTATATTTATCTTCTGCACTCACATACCAAAACGTTTCATTTTGGaaagtaattttcaaaatatgataGATCTTAtcagtttacttgattctttcgaAACTTTGTTGTTTCAAAAAAATGTAGTTTCTGACGAGCTGCAAGAGCTCTTTTCACATTCAGTAGCTGAAGAGTTTTTTTCATCACCTGGGCATAGAAATTACTTGTTGCAGAAAAGGAGAGGTGAATGCCatacagttttaaaaaatcttcaGGATTCCTTTAATAAACTTAAGTTTCCAAGTGGTATGAACATAGATTCATTAAAAGCTTTCTGCTTTAAAACAGCTTCTGTAATATTTTGCACTGCTTCTAGTTCATTTAAGCTGCATTCAGTGGCCATGGAACCACTGAACGTTCTGGTCATTGATGAAGCGGCACAACTAAAAGAAAGTGAGTCGACAATACCCCTGCAACTGTTGGGCTTAAATCATACTATTCTCATTGGGGATGAGTGCCAATTGCCAGCAATGGTTAAAAGCAAG GTTACTGACGAAGCTTCCTTCGGGAGAAGCTTATTTGAGAGGCTGAGCTCATTGGGTCGCTCTAAACACCTGCTCAATACACAGTATCGGATGCACCCCTCAATTAGCTGCTTCccaaattcttatttttataacaacCGGATTTGGGATTCTCCTAATGTtaaaagaagaatcaacaaaaatgtctttttgcCAAGATCTCCAATATTCCGTCCATATTCTTTCATCAATATTCTTGAAGGGAGAGAAGAGTCCATTGGCCGTAGCTGGAGAAATATGGTTGAGGTAGCTGTTGTGATGAAAATATTGCAGAACCTGTACAAAG ATTGGAATGACTCAAAACAGAAGCTGAGCATTGGCATAGTCTCACCTTACAGTGCTCAAGTACaagcaattgaaaaaaaacttgGAGGCAAGTATGATGACTCTGATGACTTTACTGTAAAAGTGAAGTCGATTGATGGGTTTCAAGGTGGTGAGGAGgacattattataatttccaCTGTGAGAAGCAACGAAAGGGGATCCATTGGATTCTTGTCCAAGCCACAGAGAATCAATGTTGCACTTACAAGGGCCAG GCACTGTTTATGGATTTTAGGGAATGAAAGGACCTTAACTCATGGTGAATCTGTTTGGAAAATCTTAATCAATGATGCTAAGGACCGCTGTTGTTTCTTTAATGCTGATGAAGATAAGGATTTGGCCAAAGCTATATTAGAGCCCAAAAAAGAGCTTAATGAATTGAATGAATTGCTGAATGCTGACAGTGTACTTTTCAACAATCAAAAGTGGAAG CAGAACAGGAGTACTAAAGGCAAGGCAACGGAGGCAGGTTCAGAAGAGAAATTGGATAAGGACAGTAAGGAGGCATTGCAAGTTCATCTAGCCTCTGGTTCCCAGTGGCCAAAAAATTCTGAGAAGATTGAAAACAAGgggaagggaaagaaaaagccTAAGAGAAAGAACAAGCGAAATG AATTCTGGCGACAGAAAGATGCAGATGATGAAAAGAGCATTTTGTTGAATGCCCCAGCAGTTGAg TTGGATGTTCACTTGAATAACCTATTCTTGCAGCAGAATAGGAGTACTAAAGGCAAGGCAACAGAGGCGGGTTCAGAAGAGAAATTGGATAAGGACAGGAAGGAGGCATTGCAAGTTCATCTAGCCCCTGGTTCCCAGTGGCCAGAAAATTCTGAGAAGATTGAAAACAAGGGGAAAGGAATGAAAAAGCCTAAGAGAAAGAACAAGCGAAATG AATTCTGGCAACAGAAAGATGCAGATGATGAAAAGAGCATTTTGTTGAATGCCCCAGCAGTTGAG CAGAATAGGAGTACTAAAGGCAAGGCAACAGAGGCGGGATCAGAAGATAAATTGGATAAGGACAGTAAGGAGGCATTGCAAGTTCATCTAGCCTCTGGTTCTCAGTGGCCAGAAAATTCTCAGAAGATTGAAAACAAGgggaagggaaagaaaaagccTAAGAGAAAGAACAAGCGAAATG AATTCTGGCAACAGAAAGATGCAGATGATGAAAAGAGCATTTTGTTGAATGCCCCAGCAGTTGAg CAGAATAGGAGTACTAAAGGCAAGGCAACAAAGGCGGGATCAGAAGAGAAATTGGATAAGGACAGTAAGGAGGCATTGCAAGTTCATCTAGCCTCTGGTTCCCAGCGGCCAGAAAATTCTGAGAAGATTGAAAACAAGGGGAAAGGAATGAAAAAGCCTAAGAGAAAGAACAAGCGAAATG AATTCTGGCAACAGAAAGATGCAGATGATGAAAAGAGCATTTTGTTGAATGCCCCAGCAGTTGAG CAGAATAGGAGTACTAAAGGCAAGGCAACAGAGGCGGGATCAGAAGATAAATTGGATAAGGACAGTAAGGAGGCATTGCAAGTTCATCTAGCCTCTGGTTCCCAGTGGCCAGAAAATTCTCAGAAGATTGAAAACAAGgggaagggaaagaaaaagccTAAGAGAAAGAACAAGCGAAATG AATTCTGGCAACAGAAAGATGCAGATGATGAAAAGAGCATTTTGTTGAATGCCCCAGCAGTTGAg CAGAATAGGAGTACTAAAGGCAAGGCAACAAAGGCGGGATCAGAAGAGAAATTGGATAAGGACAGTAAGGAGGCATTGCAAGTTCATCTAGCCTCTGGTTCCCAGCGGCCAGAAAATTCTGAGAAGATTGAAAACAAGGGGAAAGGAATGAAAAAGCCTAAGAGAAAGAACAAGCGAAATG AATTCTGGCAACAGAAAGATGCAGATGATGAAAAGAGCATTTTGTTGAATGCCCCAGCAGTTGAG CAGAATAGGAGTACTAAAGGCAAGGCAACAGAGGCGGGATCAGAAGATAAATTGGATAAGGACAGTAAGGAGGCATTGCAAGTTCATCTAGCCTCTGGTTCCCAGTGGCCAGAAAATTCTCAGAAGATTGAAAACAAGgggaagggaaagaaaaagccTAAGAGAAAGAACAAGCGAAATG AATTCTGGCAACAGAAAGATGCAGATGATGAAAAGAGCATTTTGTTGAATGCCCCAGCAGTTGAg AATAGGAGTACTAAAGGCAAGGCAACAAAGGCGGGATCAGAAGAGAAATTGGATAAGGACAGTAAGGAGGTATTGCAAGTTCATCTAGCCTCTGGTTCCCAGCGGCCAGAAAATTCTGAGAAGATTGAAAACAAGgggaagggaaagaaaaggcCTAAGAGAAAGAACAAGCGAAATG cCGCTCTCGCATTAGATCCTAAAGCCTTGTCTACAACAAACGTGAAATTGCTGGCTAAGATAGCGCTAAACTTGGCTGTATCTAATTCCACAAGCAGCCTAAAATACATTGATGCAATGGCGAAGAAGGAAAAATCTTCACCGAAACTGAAATCGGCACACGAGTTCTGCATTTCACAGTATCAGTACACCGTGAATTCATTCAAAAGTGCTTTGAGCGACTTGGATGTAGATCCTATGACTGCAAATTATGATGCAAAAGTTGCTTCTGATGGTGCATCTTACTGTGCAGACAAACTGAAATCTGAGGGATTTCAATCTAAAGACGGTTACCAATAA